The following are encoded in a window of Astyanax mexicanus isolate ESR-SI-001 chromosome 6, AstMex3_surface, whole genome shotgun sequence genomic DNA:
- the LOC103036103 gene encoding nuclear factor 7, brain has protein sequence MASMLSMQIQCPVCLGSFRDPVCLPCEHSYCRVCITSHAAVSTSGSFCPECRQPFSRDNIRVNRTLRNIVDAARAHLEEHEAFRERARAFRMRQDQSSSIGQCPDHDEAFRFFCETDQKLICVVCKEEARHQGHSSKSLRDALQTRKEKIVDKLDTLFSESETLVDLIEKQTREIIKTREKAKTLSNQISTQFDQMHQFLREKEEEVKALLLVEEDKLLDDMEVKLFTMEELLSDVRVNQGTIMSALDMEQPCQFLPWWSECGGSLIGETASSSGVLSPVGDLRVTQDSLFLGPYETHLQFFVWKDMLKSIKPVPHHPSMEFKSNQSMKVSSSGLHVQCRKGSTKNKLGAPWLKAGSSFRTGQNYWEVEVGQKLEWEVGICSCASEKVNKDTMLCYSSDSGYHVQQGDKRTVQVSPHPRKIGVYLDCARNQVSFFNADSMTLIDTSVLSDTSSSHSLCISPGHYLNGKNSDPVTVCWY, from the exons ATGGCGTCCATGCTGTCCATGCAGATCCAATGTCCGGTGTGTCTGGGCAGCTTTAGGGATCCGGTGTGTCTTCCATGTGAACACTCTTACTGTAGAGTGTGCATCACCAGTCATGCGGCCGTCAGCACAAGCGGAAGCTTTTGTCCGGAGTGCCGGCAGCCCTTCAGCAGGGACAATATCAGGGTCAATCGAACTTTAAGAAACATCGTTGATGCCGCCAGAGCCCATCTCGAAGAACACGAGGCCttcagagaaagagcgagagccTTCCGGATGAGACAAGACCAGTCCTCCTCCATCGGCCAGTGTCCTGATCACGACGAGGCATTCAGGTTCTTCTGCGAGACGGATCAAAAACTCATCTGCGTGGTCTGCAAAGAAGAAGCTCGACATCAGGGGCACAGTTCTAAAAGTCTGAGAGATGCCCTTCAGACCAGGAAG GAGAAGATAGTCGACAAGTTGGACACTTTGTTCAGTGAAAGCGAGACGCTGGTCGACCTGATCGAGAAGCAAACTCGGGAGATCATCAAAACACgg GAGAAAGCCAAGACGCTGTCAAATCAGATTTCCACACAGTTTGATCAGATGCACCAgtttctgagagagaaagaggaggaagtAAAGGCACTGCTGCTGGTGGAGGAAGATAAGCTTTTAGATGACATGGAGGTAAAGCTGTTCACCATGGAAGAGCTGTTGTCGGATGTGAGAGTAAACCAAGGGACGATTATGTCTGCGCTGGATATGGAGCAACCCTGCCAGTTCCTACCG TGGTGGTCTGAATGTGGAGGGTCACTGATTGGGGAAACAGCATCATCTAGTGGAGT gCTGTCACCTGTGGGGGATCTTAGAGTCACCCAGGACTCGCTGTTCCTCGGCCCGTATGAGACTCACCTGCAGTTCTTTGTGTGGAAAGACATGCTTAAATCCATCAAGCCAG TGCCCCATCACCCCTCCATGGAATTTAAAAGCAACCAGAGTATGAAAGTGTCCTCCAGTGGTCTCCACGTCCAGTGCAGGAAGGGCTCCACCAAGAACAAACTCGGTGCCCCCTGGCTGAAGGCTGGGTCTTCGTTCAGAACCGGGCAGAACTACTGGGAGGTGGAAGTGGGGCAGAAGTTGGAATGGGAGGTTGGGATTTGCAGCTGTGCATCAGAAAAGGTCAACAAAGACACGATGCTGTGCTACAGCTCCGACTCCGGGTACCACGTCCAGCAGGGGGACAAAAGGACGGTGCAGGTTTCACCACATCCCAGAAAGATAGGCGTGTATCTGGACTGTGCAAGGAACCAGGTTTCATTCTTTAATGCCGATAGCATGACTCTCATCGACACATCAGTGCTGTCTGACACGTCATCCTCCCATTCCCTCTGCATCTCCCCCGGACACTACCTGAACGGGAAGAACTCTGATCCAGTCACGGTCTGCTGGTACTGA